DNA sequence from the Alkaliphilus metalliredigens QYMF genome:
TCCTCTGATATCTCCCAATTTTCAGCTAACCAAGGTTTTACCCCCTCGTCTGTATTTATTACTAAGGATTCAAAAACCATATTTTGTGCTGCCATTTCTCCAGAGTAGGTATGGGGGTTAATATCCCTTATATCCTTGGTACTGGCGTATACCAGCTGTGTTTTTTCTTCACCAATATCTCCACTTGCTTGTGTTGTCGCTGTATTACAGCCTACCATAGAAAAACTTAATGCTAAAACCAATATCATCACTACTATTTTATTGCATTTCATTGCTTTTCCTCCTCCTAATTTAAAATAGATCTAATATTATAACTCTTATCAACTGAAGATTTCACCAGTACAGTTGCTGTTATTAACAAATTTCTGCAACAAAAAATCTCCTTAACTACATAAGGAGATCATTGGTAAAATAACCTGTATTTTATCAAAACATACCCCCCTATCCTCCGTAGAGTTGTGATTTATAATAATAGGCAGGTCTTCTGACTCAAGTATCATCACAGTGCAAAGCCTTCCCATATCAACAGTGGCATATTTTGCACTACTACTCTTTTACAGCGGCGGGACCGTACAGGATTTACACCTGTTTCCCTTTTAATTGAAGGCTCAACTTCCTTGATCCTTCAAACCTATTATCGTAGAATATTAGATTTTTAACAATTTCAGTATATATTGTATATTGTTTCCTGTCAAGAAATCAAGGGGACGGTTCTGTTGATTAAATACAGAAGGTAATGGGACAATGATTCAATTCATCGTCCCATTACCTTCTCTTATTTTTTGACGACCTTCAGCTCATTTTATATGTAAAAGACTTTGAGTTTATGTCATAATGGAAGTAATACTTTATCTATATCATCGTATTTTATTTGTTTCTGGAACTTAAGAGGAGGTTACACTTTTGGAATCAAAAAAAATGATAAATCTGTCATTCCTGTTTATTGTTAATTTTTTAGTCATGGTCATCTTTAATTCAACTTTCACTTTACTTCCACTCTATATACTAAAACTTGGTGGCACTGAGTTTCACTCGGGTCTTCAGACCGCCTTGTTTTTTATTACTGCTATTTGTCTGCGCTTCTATTTCGGACCCTTGGCAGATCGTGTTGGCCGCAAAATTCCCTTACTCATAGGAACTGCCTGCTTTGCTCTAACCTCATTATTATTTTATTATAGCAATAGCCTCTGGTTATTGACTTTAGCCCGTATGCTTCAGGCCCTTGGCCTATCTGCTTTTCTATCTAGTTCAATTTCTGCTGTTGCTGATATGGCTCCAGTAAATAAAGTGGGTACTTATATGGGGGTTTACAGATTGATCGGCGCCTTTGCTTTATTGGTGGGTCCCGCTACTTCATCCTTCATTATGAATCAATTTAGCTTTGGATTTTGGTTTATGACTTGTTTTTTATTTGGTCTTATTGCTCTCATTCTTCTATTTAAAACTCAATTTGTAGAAATCACTCAATCTACAAATTTAAGGATTTCTAATTCCATGTTATCAGTTTTGCTTGATAAAAAATATTGGGCGATCTACTTAGGCATAGGATTAACTGCAACCTCCTTTGGCGCCTTACTTTCCTTTGTGACACTTTACATTTCCAGAGTGACCGAAATCAGTAACCCTGGTATTTATTTTACTTTTTTTGGAATTGCTAGCATTTTCTCCACTCTTATCTCAGGACATCTATCTGATCGTTGGGGACGTTCAATGGTGGCCTGGCCAGCCATAGGCCTTCTAGGTTTGGGTGTTTCCATACTGTACTACCTAGATTCCGGTCAATATACGATTTTAATCATTAGCAGCCTGCTAACTGGTATCGGGTTTAATGGTGGTATTTCTGTCTTGTCTGCTTGGTTGGTTGATTTATCCCCCGTCAGCACAAGAGCCACTGTATTATCTGTACAAGAGAGTATCATTGATTTTTCCATTGGTCTCATTGCTCTTGCACTTGGTTCTTTAAGTAGCTCAATTGATTTTTCCATTTCTTTCCTATTCACTGGGCTGATTGTTGTGGTCTTTGCCATTTCATTGATTATTAGAACCAATGCCTCTTCTGCGACTACCCTTAGAGGTTAAAATAATGAGATTACTTTATCCTCTATGAGCTCTAGGGTTCTAATTAATTATCCTAGGCCCGTTACCCTTTTAAAATATGTAAAATATATTTTTACTTTAAAAAAGAGAAATCCTAAAATGAAAGAGGATTTCTCTTTTTTTAAATAGTTGATATAGATAAGAAGCGTGACATTGCTTATCCATATCATAACATATTAACAAATGGTTACTAACTACTCTGGTAAAAGTGGCAAATTACATGACCTAACTCTAGAGGGATATGGAATCACCTGATTGTATGGATGGGGATGTAACCTCGCATTTAAATCCTGTGTTGAAGGTCTATCAATCCCATTGTTATTCCCATCAAGCTGACACTTTAATATATCTACAATCAGCATTCCAATCTGCCTTCCAAGTCTTAGTCCTTCGTTTAAATCCGATGGAAAGTGTACGCCTCCATATAGGCGTGAAATAGAGTTCTCTTGGGCTAATTCTTTTAAACGCTCAGCTTCTGGAGGGAAAAAATAACTTAGGATGACTTCAGCTGTTCCCGATATAACAGAGTGTCCTGATGGATAAGCTGGAAATTTTGGAGTACAAATTGCTGTAATCAGTTTTGAATCCAATTGATTTGGACGGGGAACGTCCCAAAGGTATTTATAGAACCAAGTGATGACAAGTGCATCGCTCATTCCCGCCTGAACTGCTGCAATTACACGAGCAGATTGAGCTGGACTAAGGTTATAGGTATCTACCAACCGATCTATGATAGGGGTCCATTGCTTTGTAGGTGGCCCGTCTCCCCAGTATTCTGCAATTTTCCTTTGATCACATGTAATATTCTTTAGTACACGCTTGACAATCGATAGCTCTTTACAGAAATCGATATTGTCTGGATGTTGTATTGTAAGTCTAATCATTTTTCCATCTAGTGTCGTAAATCTCCCAGTTCTACTTCTTTTCATGAAGTACAAGGGCCATGAACCAGCGGCTGGGTCAATTCCTATGGGCTTTCGTGTTTCTCCAGCATAAGGCAAGCAGGACCATTTCTTGTGAGCCTTTTTATGGACTTTACCTTTGTTTGGCTTATTTATCTTTATGTTTTTGTTATGAAATCTTAGATATTCTACTGCTATGTTAGAGCGTATCACGATCTTCATAATTATCCCCCATCACTACATAATATTGATTATTACATTATATGAAGGGAAATTGTCTATGTTACTTGAAATATATAAGTCACTGAAGGACTTTTTTAGATGTCCCTTGAAACCACAAGTCTAATCTGGTTTCCCGAAGGATCCTCAGTGATGAATACACCTTCTTCCTTTTTTACCTGATAATTAAGATCCCTTAGTTTCTTTATGACTTTTTCCCTAGCTTCATCACTAGGAAACACAACAGAAAATGAACTCATGCCCACACTATTTTCCGAAGGCGCAGGAGCGCCTATTCCGTTCCAGATATTTGTTCCTATATGATGATGATACTCGCCTGTAGAGAAAAAGACTGCATTCCTTGGAATTCGCATTACCACATCAAATCCCATACCCTGATGATAAAATGCTTCTGTTTTTTCTAGCTCTGACACACTTAAATGTATGTGTCCAATCAGTGCTTCAGAGGGGATTCCTTTCCATTCTTTATCTTCAGCTTCCGCTAACAGGCCTTTTATATCCAATGCCTTTCCTTCTGCTGGCAACACTCCATTCTCCCATTTCCATGTGGAAGGTGGCGTGTCTGCATATATTTCGATTCCATTTCCATCGGGATCCTCTAAATAAATGGCTTCACTAATACCATGATGAGATCCTCCCTGTAATGGATAACTTATTTCTCTTAGTTTCTTTATTATGGTTCCTAAATCAGCCCGGCTCGGTAACAGGATTGCAAAATGATATAGCCCTGTTGTTTGTGATTCCTTTGAAATTATATCTTCAGGCTGCTCAATTTTAATGAGGGGGAGCTTACCATCTGCTGTGAGCGTGATCTTTCCTTCATGATTTTCTAATATAGTAAATCCAAGAACTCCTTGGTAAAAGTTAAGTGTTCTCTCTAAGTCCCCCACTTTAATGTCCACTTGACCAACAAAGGTATTGGGTGGTCGATGATATTTTGACATAATTCACTGCCTCCTTTAAGCCACATAGTGTTTATCTATATAATACCAACTTAAAGATTCCATTAAACTGTCAAGTCATGATCTAATTTTATAATAATCCATGATTGATGTCTCCATGAAGCCACAGGACTTATAAAAATTCAGGGCATTGGCATTTTCAGCAGCCACTTGGAGCATCACTTCACCTGCATTGGCTTCTTTTAGCTTTTCTATAGCCATCATTAGAATTGCTCGTCCAAATCCTTTTCCTCTATACTCAGGTAATACACCTAGACCATATATTCCACCAATTTTAGTACTCAATTGAAGATTGACTTTTCCAATAATCTGTTGATCTTTTTCTGCCAAGTAGATCGTCATCCCCCTCTTTTCTTCCTCTTCTGGTAGTATCAAACCTTCATTTAGATGAGATGCTTTTAAAATATGACAAAATTCATCGCTGAATCGGAGTACAAGCAAAATGCTGAGCAAACCGGAAGTATGGGTTAGAATCATAATTAATCCATGTGAGAAATTAGCCATTACTTATTCTACTATGATATTTATTCTGTCAATTCTATTATACGATTTAATGGCAAAATTAAAAAGCTCCCCTCTGGTTTTGTTTACCAGAAAGGAGCTTTAGGTTCTAATATCCTTAGACTAGAATAAACCTTGTAGATTTCAGTGGTTCTTTGATTGCATAACTTTTTTCAATATCCTAATTCCTTCCGTTATCATCTTTTCATCTACATTTCCATAACCAAAGATTAATTGATTTAAATGCTCATCTCTGCGAACTGCATATTCCCTAACACAGTGGATATTTAGACCTTTACTTTTTAGTTTGTCTAAGTGCTCTTTTGTAAAGATTATGTCTTTCCATTGAGCGACTAAATGCATACCTGTGGATTCTCCCATTATTTTTATATCAGGGAAGTTAATTTTTAGCTCATGAATTAGCTGGTTTTGCCTTCTTTTATAAACCTTTTTCATTTTTCTAATATGCTTGAGTAATTGTCCTTCCTCTATAAACCTTTCCAATGCCAGTTGAGTCAGGGTTTCTGTATGTAGATCGGAGATGTATTTCTCTTTCCTGCAATTATCAACCAGTTTTTCTGGAAGAATTAAATAACCTATCCTTAGGGCAGGAGATAATATTTTACTAAAGGTCCCAACATAGATGACATTTTCTGGTGCCAAGCCTTGAATGGAGGGAATTGGGTAGCCTTCATATCGATATTCACTGTCATAGTCGTCTTCAACGATGTAACAGTTTTTTTGCTTTGCATACTGGATAAGCTCTAGCCGTCTTGCAATAGGCATCACTCCACCCAGTGGAAATTGATGGGAAGGAGTTACTAGGATTAGTTTAGGATGTAGCTCCTGGGGAAGTAATCCTGTATTGAGTCCCTGTTCATCTACGGAAATTGATATACCCCTAGCTCCTCTTCTTTCAAAGGATTTTCTAATCTCTATATTAGTAGGGTCCTCACTGATGAAGCAATCCTCTTCTTTTAATAGTACTTGGGCAATAATCCCGAGGGCTTGCACAGCACCATTAGTAATAATAACCTGATTTTCATTACATTTAACATTTCTCATTTGCTGTAAATAATCTACCAATGTTTTTCTTAATTTTAGATGTCCCATGGTTTCTGAATACCCTAAATCGCTTGGTTC
Encoded proteins:
- a CDS encoding GNAT family N-acetyltransferase, which encodes MANFSHGLIMILTHTSGLLSILLVLRFSDEFCHILKASHLNEGLILPEEEEKRGMTIYLAEKDQQIIGKVNLQLSTKIGGIYGLGVLPEYRGKGFGRAILMMAIEKLKEANAGEVMLQVAAENANALNFYKSCGFMETSIMDYYKIRS
- a CDS encoding VOC family protein, translating into MSKYHRPPNTFVGQVDIKVGDLERTLNFYQGVLGFTILENHEGKITLTADGKLPLIKIEQPEDIISKESQTTGLYHFAILLPSRADLGTIIKKLREISYPLQGGSHHGISEAIYLEDPDGNGIEIYADTPPSTWKWENGVLPAEGKALDIKGLLAEAEDKEWKGIPSEALIGHIHLSVSELEKTEAFYHQGMGFDVVMRIPRNAVFFSTGEYHHHIGTNIWNGIGAPAPSENSVGMSSFSVVFPSDEAREKVIKKLRDLNYQVKKEEGVFITEDPSGNQIRLVVSRDI
- the pdxR gene encoding MocR-like pyridoxine biosynthesis transcription factor PdxR, giving the protein MIWITINKKSDMSIIQQMYSQIRDMILSGKLKEENKLPSTRALAQELNVSRNVVIEAYDQLMSEGYIQSHEGSGTYITEGLQIDTIKESPSTPKQTLSKNQEPSIKINFRSGIPALDCFPHNKWGQIYKSICAEIEPSDLGYSETMGHLKLRKTLVDYLQQMRNVKCNENQVIITNGAVQALGIIAQVLLKEEDCFISEDPTNIEIRKSFERRGARGISISVDEQGLNTGLLPQELHPKLILVTPSHQFPLGGVMPIARRLELIQYAKQKNCYIVEDDYDSEYRYEGYPIPSIQGLAPENVIYVGTFSKILSPALRIGYLILPEKLVDNCRKEKYISDLHTETLTQLALERFIEEGQLLKHIRKMKKVYKRRQNQLIHELKINFPDIKIMGESTGMHLVAQWKDIIFTKEHLDKLKSKGLNIHCVREYAVRRDEHLNQLIFGYGNVDEKMITEGIRILKKVMQSKNH
- a CDS encoding MFS transporter; this encodes MESKKMINLSFLFIVNFLVMVIFNSTFTLLPLYILKLGGTEFHSGLQTALFFITAICLRFYFGPLADRVGRKIPLLIGTACFALTSLLFYYSNSLWLLTLARMLQALGLSAFLSSSISAVADMAPVNKVGTYMGVYRLIGAFALLVGPATSSFIMNQFSFGFWFMTCFLFGLIALILLFKTQFVEITQSTNLRISNSMLSVLLDKKYWAIYLGIGLTATSFGALLSFVTLYISRVTEISNPGIYFTFFGIASIFSTLISGHLSDRWGRSMVAWPAIGLLGLGVSILYYLDSGQYTILIISSLLTGIGFNGGISVLSAWLVDLSPVSTRATVLSVQESIIDFSIGLIALALGSLSSSIDFSISFLFTGLIVVVFAISLIIRTNASSATTLRG
- a CDS encoding vanadium-dependent haloperoxidase, producing the protein MKIVIRSNIAVEYLRFHNKNIKINKPNKGKVHKKAHKKWSCLPYAGETRKPIGIDPAAGSWPLYFMKRSRTGRFTTLDGKMIRLTIQHPDNIDFCKELSIVKRVLKNITCDQRKIAEYWGDGPPTKQWTPIIDRLVDTYNLSPAQSARVIAAVQAGMSDALVITWFYKYLWDVPRPNQLDSKLITAICTPKFPAYPSGHSVISGTAEVILSYFFPPEAERLKELAQENSISRLYGGVHFPSDLNEGLRLGRQIGMLIVDILKCQLDGNNNGIDRPSTQDLNARLHPHPYNQVIPYPSRVRSCNLPLLPE